A part of marine bacterium B5-7 genomic DNA contains:
- a CDS encoding cytochrome b561 — protein sequence MDRQGLLSRSAAIGAIFTGVVICLGALTRLVNAGLGCPDWPGCYGKLIVPASQKVAELIYPATPLVAYKAWAEMVHRYFAGTLSVICLLVVGLLLMQYRTNSRHPALDAGSPEKTSILASRLTQAILLIALIIYQIMLGRWTVTLHLLPVIVTQHLMGGLLIMSLLWFIHISQTEKHHLSTPYFKPLARIAFILVLAQIFLGAWTSTHYASLSCPDFPFCENAHPLLGFSHVHLAFPFSSTTGINYEGGVLALPIRQSIQMLHRLGALIVTGYLLGFGIFTVLHVQQAKVQRWAIAMMLCCVLQISLGMANVLFALPLPIAMAHTVTAAFLLLTVVTLNGITKT from the coding sequence TTGGATAGGCAAGGGTTGCTTTCACGTTCCGCTGCAATAGGCGCTATATTTACGGGCGTTGTTATTTGCCTGGGTGCACTCACACGACTAGTCAATGCAGGCTTGGGCTGTCCTGATTGGCCAGGCTGTTACGGAAAGTTGATTGTCCCTGCGTCACAAAAGGTGGCTGAACTGATTTATCCCGCAACGCCCTTAGTTGCTTATAAAGCCTGGGCTGAAATGGTGCACCGCTATTTTGCCGGGACCTTGAGTGTAATTTGTCTGCTCGTGGTGGGGCTGCTGTTGATGCAGTATCGGACTAATAGCCGTCATCCCGCACTTGATGCGGGATCTCCTGAAAAAACTAGCATACTCGCCTCCCGACTCACCCAAGCCATCCTCCTCATCGCCCTCATTATTTACCAAATCATGTTGGGCCGTTGGACGGTAACACTGCATTTATTGCCTGTCATTGTGACGCAACATTTAATGGGCGGTTTACTCATCATGAGTTTGCTGTGGTTTATTCATATTTCACAAACTGAAAAACATCATCTATCTACTCCGTATTTTAAACCACTAGCACGTATTGCATTTATCTTAGTGCTCGCACAAATTTTCCTAGGCGCTTGGACTAGCACGCATTATGCTTCGCTCAGCTGCCCTGATTTTCCTTTCTGCGAGAATGCACATCCGCTCTTAGGTTTCTCGCATGTACATCTCGCCTTTCCTTTTTCTTCGACAACAGGCATTAATTATGAGGGTGGGGTGCTTGCACTACCTATCCGTCAAAGTATTCAAATGCTGCATCGTTTGGGCGCGCTGATTGTGACAGGATATCTCTTGGGCTTTGGCATCTTTACCGTGTTGCATGTGCAACAAGCAAAAGTACAGCGCTGGGCAATTGCTATGATGTTATGTTGTGTGCTGCAAATTTCCTTGGGAATGGCTAATGTGTTATTTGCATTGCCGCTACCCATTGCCATGGCACACACTGTCACGGCAGCCTTCTTATTATTGA